One stretch of Magnetococcales bacterium DNA includes these proteins:
- a CDS encoding cold shock domain-containing protein, translating into MSERETGTVKWFNDSKGFGFIERNGGKGDAFVHHSAISGEGFKSLQEGQAVEFTVVAGQKGAACENVVAL; encoded by the coding sequence ATGTCAGAACGTGAAACTGGTACCGTCAAATGGTTCAACGACAGCAAAGGCTTCGGCTTCATCGAGCGTAATGGCGGCAAAGGCGATGCTTTTGTTCACCATTCAGCCATCTCCGGCGAGGGCTTCAAATCCTTGCAAGAAGGGCAAGCGGTTGAGTTCACCGTCGTAGCCGGTCAAAAAGGCGCCGCATGCGAAAACGTGGTCGCGCTCTAA